The region AACTTGCTGAGGACTGTTAACGTCAACTTTTTTGAATTGACAATGGTTTTCCCGATGACCGTACCTCCCACAATCGAAACAAATAATGGGCAGGCCTTCATACTCAACTCTCTGAAGCCGACCATCGATCAAGATACTAGAAATTAGAGGTTTAGTAAGATCTAAATTGATAGCGAGCCTAGCAAATTTTCCTCGCTCCTTAGCTTCCGTATTATAATCAATTTTGATAACCTTCCCAATTGTATTGGCAATGGCATTAAGCACATGATTATGATAGTATTGGATTGGGAGCCCTGGAAAACGAACCCTGGCAGTAACTAAAGTAGCAGCAGTGTTGTCTGACGAGAAGGCGGGATTCCAAGGTTGAATGGTAAGGTAATGGCCAAAGAGAACCCAAGGGCCACCAGATAAAACCTTGATGTAATCATCCATAGAATAAAACCTGACAAGGAAGAAGTTATTGTCCAGATCAACAAGGCTTGGGTAATCTTTTGGGTTCCATAGTTTGATGATTCGACTGAAAAGCGTTCTATACCCGATAGTTTTCCCAAGCAACCTGATGATTATACAAAACTTCATGTTTTGGGCAATTAAATTATGGACTCTATCAGAGAAGTTGATCACGGGTACGCCTTTATCATTACCAATCTCAAAATCGGCATCTGAAAGACTAATTCCAGCCTCCTCTTCATCGCATTCATTTGTAGGAATTCGCTCCTTATTAAGGAGTTTATCCTTGAATGACGTCTTCTCACTAGGTTGGTTATCTTTGATAGGTTCTCTGTCAATGATTTCAATATCCATGTCTGCATCCTCATTCAATCTGCTATTACCATCCTCCAGACGGAACTTCACCTTCTTAGTAGACCGATTTGGATCATTGTTGTCAAGATTTTCTGTTTCAGTACAGAGAGAATTTTCTGTCATTGTTTTTGGTGCtgttattattacatcaactcTAGTTTTATTGTTTCAgtctctaattatttttttgtaatattttgttCTCTTCGACATTCAAAGCATCCTCTATAttgacataaaatatataaagataCTCATTATCCCAtttagaaaattatattttattcatttaatttaatcttacataatgtttttttttaacaaatgcTAAAACTTtcattgatgagaatgaaaatTACATAGATAAATAGTTCTTCAACATATTGAAAGAAACTATTCTAGATTAATGATGAGAGCTATTAATACAATCATCGATTAGGGTTTTTTCAACCATTAAAAGGTTATccaaaatataaatgttttaaattgaaaataaaatcttGAAACCGCTTGGTTTTTGGAGTTTCAAATCTCATCTTCAACATAGATCCATAAATTATCTTCCAACTCTTAGATCTACAACAACATTCaccttaaaaaaaacttattgaAATAAGGAAAGTAGATCTACGATTAATAGTAttatgggcggagagaagatgatttttcggTAAACCGGAAAAATCTTCTTTTCCCACCCttaaaaagatgaagaagaaaaaaaaatttggttttagagagaagggagagtttagagagagaaaatgaGAGGCTGTCTATTAATCTTACATAATGTTAGTATTACTTTATActaaccttttttttaatcgaaataaattattattactccctccgtcccacaaagataggccgTTTGGACAAAcacgggaattaagaaaaaaatagttagattagttaaaattagtatatttgtgtatttttccatttttagcctttaatatttttttaaataaacaaataatgtaTTGGTGCCTAATTTTTGTATTGGTGTATTTTGCATTGGtattaaaaaatgacatttatttcatattggaacatggagcaatTAATTAAGTTCAAGATAACAATGTACATTTATTAGGGATAAGTAAGACTTTtaggtttaaaattattaactaaaaataaaaggtggCCTATAATTTGGAACGCCCAAAATAGAAACGTGGCCTATttttgtgggacggagggagtattattatttaatacataacttatattcaaataatcattaacaacaacaaataaaaaaattaaatataatgaGGAATATTTGAATAAATGTTTGTCAGTTTTTGAAGCTTTTCTTAATGAATACAACTCGTGGCGAGTGAGAACGATTTAGTGAGTGGTGGTTTTGTCAGGTTCTGTCTCAAAGGTTGGTGAAACCTTGTGATATCTCTGCCTCGTTGTCTCTGAGTGGTTGGCTGTTAACTTTGTTCTTTTAATGGACTAACCGAGGTACAGtactttcttcttcttcgtcttccatttttactattttttctcCTATTAATATTCTTTCAATCACCCATTTTTATTGCCTCCACATTTTTTCATCTTCAAGCATAGCAAATATTACCAGAAATGAACGGTCTCGAACCAGATTCTTCTGAGTTTGTTGAAGTTGATCCTACCGGAAGATATGGCCGAGTATGTtacattttcatatatatatatttgcattctttcatcttttttgttggtgttttttaatatttttgtttgtttttgcaGTACAATGAAATTCTGGGCAAAGGAGCTTCAAAAACTGTGTATGTTTTCTAAACAAACGGACTTTTTTTGAGCGGGTGTGGGAGGAATTAAGCCCACCACTTTAGCAGTTTACTGCCCAGCGTTTATACTATTTGTttagaatttttgttttttaatgagtttgttttaaatttgttgttGCAGTTATAAAGCATTTGATGAATATGAAGGAATTGAGGTAGCATGGAATCAACTGAAGCTTTATGATTTCCTGCAAAGTCCTGAAGATCTTGAAAGACTCTACTGTGAAATTCACTTGCTCAAAACCTTAAAACATGAGAATATTATGAAATTCTATACTTCTTGGGTTGATACAGCTAACAGGAACATTAATTTCATCACTGAGATGTTCACATCTGGTACTCTTAGACAGTAAGCATAATAATTAGTACAGTTTTGAAAGCTTTTGGTAGTTTTTAGGTTTAATAGCATAAAAAATCGcgaactttagcgtgttttgcaattttagcactgAGCATATCAGAAGAAATGCTGATATGGACGCCGGAACAGTGATTATTCCGGTGtgcacatcagcatttttctaAGGCAAATTGCTCGGTGTCTAAAATCGCACAAAAATGATAGTTcctgtattaatttgccaaaattagaAGCTCGTgtaaaatttgcaaaacacgataaaatttatgattttttatggtATTAAACCTAGTTTTTATTAGGGTGATTGAATTTTCAATATTGgtggtttttttattttgtttctgcaGGTATAGACTAAAACACAGAAGAGTGAATATTAGAGCTGTTAAGCATTGGTGTAGGCAGATATTGAATGGTCTTCTTTATCTCCATAGCCTTAATCCTCCTGTGATTCATAGAGATCTTAAATGTGATAACATTTTTGTTAATGGCAATCAAGGGGAAGTCAAGATTGGTGATCTTGGCCTTGCTgcaattctgaagaaatcgtgCGCGGCTCGTTGTGTCGGTAAGTATCAACTCAAATATTCATTCTTTTTCTCCAGAAGTTGAATGCTATTATGAGACCAGAAACTGTAGATTTGTCTGTCAAAAATACATTTGTTATGTTGCtttttttgttcttgttttcACTTAGGAACTCCTGAATTTATGGCTCCAGAAGTGTATGAAGAGGAATACAATGAATTAGTTGATATATATGCATTTGGGATGTGTGTATTGGAGATGGTCACATTTGAATATCCATATAGTGAATGCAACCACCCTGCTCAGATTTACAAGAAAGTTTCATCTGTAGGAACTGCAAATTCTTAGCCTTTTATGTTTCAGATTGAAATCTTTGTTTCCAATCAGTTTTCACAAATTGCATTTTCGATATAGGGGAGAAAACCGGATTCTTTATACAAAGTGAACGATCCTGAGGTGCGATTATTTGTAGAAAAATGTCTAGCAACTGCGTCGAGTAGGCTCTCTGCTAGAGAGCTTTTGGAGGACCCTTTTCTTCAAATTGATGATTATGGATATGATTTGAGGTCATTAGAGTATTGCCGATATCCAAACGATATTGAGAATGAGCTAAAATACAATCCGGTTGTGTTCGAACCTAGTGAGATTGATCTCTTTTCTTGTCAAGAAGGTGACCCCTTGGAAAATGTTGATATCACAATACAAGGTAGGAAGAGAGAGGATGATGACTTATTCTTAAGGCTTAGAATTGCAGATGAAGAAggttagttttaatttaatattcaaatcaatTAATCAGTTATTGTTCTTTAAGTTGATGAACTTGAGATCATAATTTAGCATAGAAGCAATATCAAGAATTTGATTCCTCTCTATACAGGCCGAATTCGAAATATCTACTTCTCATTTGACCTTGAGACTGACACGGCGCTGAATGTTGCGGCAGAAATGATTTCTGAGCTCGGTATCACGGATCAAGGTGTGTTGAAGATAGCGGATATGATTGATGATGAAATCGCGCAGTTAGTTCCGGAATGGAAGAAAAGACAGGGAAAAGAGGAAACTACAATAGCTGAAGGGAATGATAGTTTCTGTCAAAATTGTGATTCAATCAATTACCTATCAGATTATGTATCATCCAATAGTCCAGATGTCAAGAACTTGCAAGTTCTCGAGTGTGCCGAGCATAAATGTGCTAATATCCATGGCAGATTTGAGGAGATCACATATCAAGTTGACGGGCCGGAAAAATGCTCTAGCACAGCCAGTATGCCGATTGCATCAAGCCAATCCAATGGCGTAGGCTATACCGATATCCGGGCACAACGAGGAGTACCAGAAGTAAGCTCACAAGACGTTCATTGTGACGAAAGACACAATGAAGTCGATAAGTCTGTCAACGAAAAGGCGGAGAGAGTCGTAAAAACCGACAGTCTTTGTGAATCTAATAAAAGGAACTCTGTATCTTCAAGCCCTTCATCAGCTGCTCATTGGGATGATTATGAGAATGAAATCAGGCAAGAATTGAGATGGCTTAAAGCAAAATATGAGTTGCAGATAAGGGAACTTAGAGATCAGCAGTTACGAACATCATCTGTCCGAAATCCAAATTCTGATAATACGGAGCATGATAACGGAGTTCGTTCTCCTCCAAGTTTGCATACATTAAAAAGAGACAAATATAAGCCTATCCTGAAATCTGT is a window of Mercurialis annua linkage group LG2, ddMerAnnu1.2, whole genome shotgun sequence DNA encoding:
- the LOC126669767 gene encoding probable serine/threonine-protein kinase WNK9, which encodes MNGLEPDSSEFVEVDPTGRYGRYNEILGKGASKTVYKAFDEYEGIEVAWNQLKLYDFLQSPEDLERLYCEIHLLKTLKHENIMKFYTSWVDTANRNINFITEMFTSGTLRQYRLKHRRVNIRAVKHWCRQILNGLLYLHSLNPPVIHRDLKCDNIFVNGNQGEVKIGDLGLAAILKKSCAARCVGTPEFMAPEVYEEEYNELVDIYAFGMCVLEMVTFEYPYSECNHPAQIYKKVSSGRKPDSLYKVNDPEVRLFVEKCLATASSRLSARELLEDPFLQIDDYGYDLRSLEYCRYPNDIENELKYNPVVFEPSEIDLFSCQEGDPLENVDITIQGRKREDDDLFLRLRIADEEGRIRNIYFSFDLETDTALNVAAEMISELGITDQGVLKIADMIDDEIAQLVPEWKKRQGKEETTIAEGNDSFCQNCDSINYLSDYVSSNSPDVKNLQVLECAEHKCANIHGRFEEITYQVDGPEKCSSTASMPIASSQSNGVGYTDIRAQRGVPEVSSQDVHCDERHNEVDKSVNEKAERVVKTDSLCESNKRNSVSSSPSSAAHWDDYENEIRQELRWLKAKYELQIRELRDQQLRTSSVRNPNSDNTEHDNGVRSPPSLHTLKRDKYKPILKSVPSGKQLSTDYSPDADYENFEAMNEGYSPEQMVTAKSFYRGALLPFPLHRTTSLPVDALE